A window of the Acidimicrobiales bacterium genome harbors these coding sequences:
- a CDS encoding SDR family oxidoreductase, whose translation MSADPGALHGKVAIVTGTSPNIGGVLASGLAAAGATVVCNDIVAATAEARAATITAAAGKALAAPFDVTDPGAVSDAVDDVIDRFGRIDILVNNAVAFDQAGVLDMPIERFRRQVDIVLGGSFLMTQAVTRSMVERGVRGSVINILSTAAWQGQAGNVGYCTAKSGMINFTRSVAMELAPHGIRVNSLTPTATMPDDPELARRFDRAISAAADAGLVDFAGLNPWERLPTPSDYVGPLVFLASDAAAMMTGTDVRVDGGALAKYWPQLPARVPGGSAEGERR comes from the coding sequence GTGAGCGCCGACCCCGGCGCCCTCCATGGCAAGGTCGCCATCGTCACCGGTACGAGTCCCAACATCGGCGGCGTCCTGGCCTCGGGTCTCGCTGCTGCCGGAGCAACGGTGGTGTGCAACGACATCGTCGCCGCCACCGCCGAGGCGCGAGCCGCCACCATCACGGCGGCGGCTGGCAAGGCGCTCGCCGCACCATTCGACGTCACCGACCCCGGGGCGGTGTCGGACGCCGTCGACGATGTGATCGACCGCTTCGGCCGGATCGACATCCTCGTCAACAACGCGGTTGCATTCGACCAAGCCGGCGTGCTCGACATGCCGATCGAGCGGTTCCGCCGCCAGGTCGACATCGTGCTGGGCGGATCGTTCCTCATGACCCAAGCCGTCACCCGATCGATGGTCGAGCGAGGTGTTCGGGGTTCGGTCATCAACATCTTGTCGACCGCGGCATGGCAGGGGCAGGCCGGCAACGTCGGCTACTGCACAGCGAAGTCAGGCATGATCAACTTCACCCGATCGGTCGCCATGGAGCTCGCGCCGCACGGCATACGGGTCAACAGTCTCACCCCGACCGCCACCATGCCCGATGATCCGGAACTCGCTCGCCGGTTCGATCGAGCCATCTCGGCTGCAGCCGATGCTGGGCTGGTCGACTTCGCCGGACTGAATCCGTGGGAGCGTCTGCCGACGCCGTCAGACTACGTGGGGCCGCTCGTCTTCCTCGCCTCGGACGCCGCCGCCATGATGACAGGCACCGATGTTCGGGTCGATGGGGGAGCGCTGGCGAAGTACTGGCCGCAGCTTCCTGCACGCGTCCCCGGCGGGTCGGCGGAAGGTGAGCGACGATGA
- a CDS encoding TetR/AcrR family transcriptional regulator: MTSRRSELLSIAMRLFAEQGVANTSVRQIAEEAGILSGSLYHHFDSKEQMVAEAVGTGMAHRMAMSRSVIDESANSAVALYELITRFVHWVGQEPDAAKILSVDKAYIRDTPALADTEAARQRGRLTWIDLVERGVDEGVFRQGIDADIVVRSIFDGMYGSVRWMYGDDAAPDTVAHQLAAFYVRGLLADGYEFDGDRLELVGPS; encoded by the coding sequence ATGACGTCTCGACGTTCCGAGCTGTTGTCGATCGCGATGCGCCTGTTCGCCGAGCAGGGCGTTGCCAACACCTCCGTGCGCCAGATAGCGGAAGAGGCGGGCATCCTCTCTGGCAGCCTCTACCACCACTTTGACTCGAAGGAGCAGATGGTGGCCGAGGCGGTCGGCACCGGGATGGCTCACCGGATGGCGATGTCGCGATCGGTGATCGACGAGTCGGCCAACTCGGCCGTCGCCCTCTACGAACTCATCACTCGCTTTGTTCATTGGGTTGGACAGGAACCCGATGCGGCGAAGATCCTGAGCGTCGACAAGGCCTACATCCGCGATACACCGGCATTGGCCGACACCGAGGCCGCTCGTCAGCGTGGTCGCCTCACGTGGATCGATCTGGTGGAGCGAGGGGTCGACGAAGGCGTCTTTCGCCAAGGGATCGATGCCGACATCGTCGTGCGTTCGATCTTCGACGGGATGTACGGATCGGTGCGATGGATGTACGGCGACGATGCCGCCCCCGACACCGTGGCCCATCAGCTCGCCGCCTTCTATGTTCGTGGCCTGCTCGCCGATGGCTACGAGTTCGACGGGGATCGACTCGAGCTGGTCGGGCCATCCTGA
- a CDS encoding amidohydrolase family protein, whose product MTGPVVVDFHAHHFPEGLPDLAATTGDQRWPSLVVDDSPRLMQGATVFRQVRPPCFDVTSRVAELDASGVERQVISPVPVTLVDWAPPKEAAAFLAAQNDGLIDASRRSDGRLLALGAVPLQDPDLAIAEMARIMSAGMVGIEITAMVDGCELDDPRFEPFWAAAAQEQVPVFIHPAHQRIATRRSGMPYEFGIGMLTDTALAAAALVYGGVLDRHADLRIALSHGCGTFGWTHPRLRLMAARNASAAAHLDDLVRSLWVDTLVFDTALLPILVDRFGADHIMFGTDHPFFPGALDEQQAMLRDTKSVASGLHDGCLGANALDFLGLRPEA is encoded by the coding sequence ATGACGGGTCCCGTGGTCGTCGACTTCCATGCTCACCACTTCCCGGAAGGCCTTCCCGATCTTGCCGCAACGACGGGTGATCAGCGCTGGCCCAGCCTCGTCGTCGACGACTCGCCTCGGCTGATGCAGGGCGCCACGGTGTTCCGCCAGGTTCGCCCTCCTTGCTTCGACGTCACGAGTCGGGTGGCAGAGCTCGATGCCTCCGGCGTGGAACGACAGGTCATCTCGCCCGTCCCGGTCACCCTCGTCGACTGGGCGCCGCCGAAGGAAGCAGCTGCCTTCCTCGCAGCGCAGAACGACGGCCTGATCGATGCCAGCCGTCGGTCAGACGGTCGGCTGCTGGCACTCGGTGCTGTACCACTCCAGGACCCCGACCTCGCCATCGCCGAGATGGCCCGCATCATGTCGGCGGGCATGGTCGGCATCGAGATCACGGCGATGGTCGACGGCTGCGAACTCGACGACCCGAGGTTCGAGCCGTTCTGGGCTGCGGCGGCTCAGGAGCAGGTGCCGGTGTTCATCCATCCGGCGCACCAGCGCATCGCCACGCGGCGAAGCGGCATGCCGTATGAGTTCGGGATCGGGATGCTCACCGACACGGCGCTTGCTGCAGCGGCACTGGTGTATGGCGGGGTGCTCGATCGCCACGCCGATCTCCGCATCGCTCTGTCGCACGGTTGCGGCACCTTCGGATGGACCCACCCCCGACTGCGGCTCATGGCGGCGCGCAATGCGTCGGCTGCGGCTCACCTCGACGACCTCGTTCGCAGCCTGTGGGTCGACACCCTCGTGTTCGACACTGCGCTGCTACCGATCCTGGTCGACCGGTTCGGTGCCGACCACATCATGTTCGGGACCGACCATCCGTTCTTCCCTGGTGCCCTCGACGAGCAGCAAGCGATGCTCCGTGATACGAAGTCGGTCGCGTCCGGACTTCACGACGGTTGCCTCGGCGCCAATGCCCTCGACTTCCTCGGCCTGCGGCCCGAGGCCTGA
- a CDS encoding aromatic-ring-hydroxylating dioxygenase subunit beta — MISTHLRSEVEEFLYLDAELLDTWQLRDWFANFTPAAHYRIPTTDRPGGDARTDLFFVNDDWFLLSQRVDALMDGTAWTESPQSTTHRMISNVRAVENDDGSIAVKANVLAHRARADRLDAYPAQLSLILQRGGANGFEISDRLAVLAMEQLRPHGRLSILL, encoded by the coding sequence GTGATCTCCACCCACCTGCGAAGCGAGGTCGAGGAGTTCCTTTACCTCGACGCCGAGCTGCTCGACACGTGGCAGTTGCGGGACTGGTTCGCCAACTTCACGCCCGCCGCTCACTACCGCATCCCCACCACCGACCGGCCGGGTGGAGACGCCCGCACCGATCTGTTCTTCGTCAACGACGACTGGTTCCTGCTGTCGCAGCGGGTCGACGCCTTGATGGATGGAACGGCGTGGACCGAATCGCCCCAGTCGACCACGCACCGGATGATCTCGAACGTTCGGGCCGTCGAGAACGACGACGGCTCGATCGCCGTGAAGGCCAACGTGCTCGCCCATCGAGCCAGGGCCGACCGGCTCGACGCGTACCCCGCCCAACTGTCGCTGATCCTCCAGCGCGGCGGCGCCAATGGGTTCGAGATCTCCGATCGGCTCGCCGTGCTCGCCATGGAACAACTCCGCCCGCACGGGCGCCTCAGCATCCTCCTCTGA
- a CDS encoding alpha/beta hydrolase: MPIATVNGIDICYETSGDPDAEPVLLVMGFTAQLITWPDEFVQALVDRGFYVIRHDNRDSGLSHKTPAEPPDAAAILARTMEGEDVTPDVPYTLSAMSDDAVGLIEHLGYESAHVVGVSMGGMIVQVMAIEHPERLRSVTSIMSTTGDRSVGKPTREALTALLAPPADGREAVIAQTVERNRILAGPLWDREESEIRCAATYDRSFYPAGAAFQQAAIYATGDRTEGLRSVEVPFLVVHGREDSIISWTGGIATAEAVAGADLLVLAEMGHELSSKVIPQVADAIHAIAHR, from the coding sequence ATGCCCATCGCAACCGTCAATGGCATCGACATCTGCTACGAGACCTCGGGCGATCCCGACGCCGAACCGGTGCTTCTGGTCATGGGCTTCACCGCCCAGTTGATCACGTGGCCCGACGAGTTCGTGCAAGCGCTCGTCGACCGAGGCTTCTACGTCATCCGCCACGACAACCGCGACAGCGGGTTGTCGCACAAGACCCCGGCCGAACCGCCCGATGCCGCCGCCATCCTCGCCCGAACGATGGAAGGCGAGGACGTGACCCCCGATGTTCCCTACACGCTGTCGGCCATGTCCGATGACGCCGTCGGCTTGATCGAACACCTCGGCTACGAGTCGGCGCACGTCGTCGGGGTGTCGATGGGCGGCATGATCGTGCAGGTGATGGCCATCGAGCATCCCGAGCGCCTCCGTTCGGTGACCTCGATCATGTCGACCACCGGCGACCGCTCCGTCGGCAAGCCCACCCGCGAGGCGTTGACGGCGCTCCTCGCTCCGCCGGCCGACGGCCGAGAGGCGGTGATCGCCCAAACCGTCGAACGCAACCGGATCCTCGCCGGCCCGCTGTGGGATCGCGAGGAGTCCGAGATCCGGTGCGCCGCCACCTACGACCGCAGTTTCTATCCGGCTGGTGCGGCCTTCCAGCAGGCGGCGATCTATGCGACCGGCGATCGAACCGAGGGACTTCGTTCGGTCGAGGTGCCGTTTCTCGTGGTGCACGGACGAGAGGACTCGATCATCTCCTGGACCGGTGGGATCGCGACGGCTGAGGCGGTGGCGGGCGCCGACCTGTTGGTCCTCGCCGAGATGGGCCACGAGCTGTCGTCGAAGGTCATCCCACAGGTGGCCGACGCCATCCACGCCATCGCCCATCGGTGA
- a CDS encoding LLM class F420-dependent oxidoreductase, which translates to MQLGAMFGGVSMGRDFATISEAARALEAAGFDSISTNDHVVGAHPDRSDGVKMNTYTTAVHEPIVLLSMLAAVTSRIELATSIIIAPQRQTVLLAKQVAELDLLSNGRVRLGLGIGRNWIEYEALNEEFGTRGRRLEEQIEVLRLLWRDELVTFEGRWHTLDRVGINPRPLRESIPIWLGAYVNSVSERVLERIGRLADGWMPQYPPDVLAPAIESVRRSAETAGRRFEDIDMECVVTASPGDSSDQWLELAGAYRELGATHLKVAPGYVADQTPRDRVDLMLRWHETVHPAFGS; encoded by the coding sequence ATGCAGCTCGGGGCGATGTTCGGTGGGGTGTCGATGGGGCGGGACTTCGCCACGATCAGCGAGGCCGCGCGGGCACTCGAAGCGGCCGGGTTCGACAGCATCTCGACCAACGACCATGTCGTCGGTGCCCATCCGGACCGCTCCGACGGCGTGAAGATGAACACCTACACCACCGCGGTCCACGAACCGATCGTGCTGTTGTCGATGCTCGCTGCGGTCACCTCGAGGATCGAACTCGCGACCTCCATCATCATCGCCCCGCAACGCCAGACCGTGCTGCTCGCCAAACAGGTCGCCGAGCTCGATCTGCTCTCGAACGGACGTGTTCGCCTGGGCCTTGGCATCGGTCGGAACTGGATCGAATACGAAGCGCTCAACGAGGAATTCGGCACTCGTGGTCGCCGACTGGAAGAACAGATCGAGGTCCTCCGACTTCTGTGGCGAGACGAGTTGGTCACCTTCGAGGGACGATGGCACACCCTCGATCGTGTCGGCATCAACCCCCGGCCATTGCGCGAGTCCATCCCGATCTGGCTCGGTGCCTATGTCAACAGTGTCTCCGAGCGAGTGCTCGAACGAATCGGACGGCTGGCCGATGGTTGGATGCCGCAGTATCCGCCCGATGTCCTCGCGCCCGCGATCGAGAGCGTGCGCCGATCGGCAGAGACGGCAGGGCGGCGGTTCGAGGACATCGATATGGAATGCGTCGTCACCGCATCCCCGGGTGATTCCTCCGATCAGTGGCTCGAGTTGGCCGGCGCCTACCGCGAGCTCGGTGCCACCCACCTGAAGGTGGCTCCGGGGTACGTCGCCGATCAGACGCCCCGTGACCGCGTGGACCTCATGCTGCGCTGGCACGAGACGGTGCATCCGGCCTTCGGCTCGTGA
- a CDS encoding TIGR03560 family F420-dependent LLM class oxidoreductase, whose product MVEYAVKTPPQHGAWQDFLDVWRATDECDAFAQAWNFDHFYPLVGDTHGTCLEGWTMLAALAQATSRIRIGTMVNGMHYRHPAVTANMAATVDIISNGRFDLGLGAGWNIEESSAYGIELGSIKERLDRFEEGVEVITSLLSQRVTNFDGAYFQLADAYCEPKPVQVGGVPLLIGGSGRKRTLKIVARHAQKWDASFGSVDEWHDKNDSLIGHCEALGRDHREIKRSAHLAWNADDDPGQLAERARELAEAGVDQVIFSMRGPYRASDVDRLGAVLGA is encoded by the coding sequence ATGGTCGAGTACGCAGTGAAGACCCCACCACAGCATGGGGCGTGGCAGGACTTCCTCGACGTCTGGCGGGCGACCGACGAGTGCGATGCCTTCGCCCAGGCGTGGAACTTCGATCACTTCTATCCGCTCGTCGGCGACACCCACGGCACCTGCCTCGAAGGTTGGACCATGCTCGCGGCGCTGGCGCAGGCAACCTCCCGTATCCGGATCGGGACCATGGTGAACGGGATGCACTACCGCCACCCGGCGGTCACGGCGAACATGGCGGCAACCGTCGACATCATCTCGAATGGGCGCTTCGACCTCGGGCTCGGCGCCGGGTGGAACATCGAGGAATCGAGCGCCTATGGCATCGAGCTCGGCTCGATCAAGGAACGACTCGACCGCTTCGAAGAGGGTGTCGAGGTCATCACCAGCCTGCTCTCCCAGCGAGTCACCAATTTCGACGGTGCGTACTTCCAACTGGCCGATGCCTACTGCGAGCCGAAGCCGGTGCAAGTCGGTGGGGTCCCGCTGTTGATCGGCGGGAGCGGGCGAAAGCGCACCCTGAAGATCGTTGCTCGACACGCCCAGAAGTGGGATGCCTCGTTCGGATCAGTCGACGAGTGGCACGACAAGAACGACTCGCTGATCGGCCACTGCGAGGCGCTCGGCCGCGACCACCGAGAGATCAAGCGATCCGCCCACCTTGCGTGGAACGCCGACGACGATCCCGGCCAGTTGGCGGAGCGAGCCCGCGAGCTGGCCGAGGCCGGTGTCGATCAGGTCATCTTCTCGATGCGTGGCCCGTATCGAGCCAGCGACGTCGATCGTCTCGGGGCCGTGCTCGGTGCCTGA